A window from Salinigranum halophilum encodes these proteins:
- the pdxS gene encoding pyridoxal 5'-phosphate synthase lyase subunit PdxS yields the protein MAEETDLEELRRGTDLVKRGFAQMQKGGVIMDVVNAEQARIAEEAGAVAVMALEAVPADIRKRGGVSRMPDPEKVSEIIDAVSIPVMGKARIGHYTEAQILEALGVDMVDESEVLTPADNEYHIDKREFTAPFVCGARNLPEALRRIDEGAAMIRTKGEAGTGDVNQAVTHQRTIKHQIRSVMGLQYDEREKWAREHEAPAALVHETAEMGRLPVVNFAAGGIATPADAALMMYHECDGIFVGSGIFGAENPEAMGRAVVEAVTNWDDPEALAEISTNIGKGMKGESNVDMPEEEKLQGRGV from the coding sequence AGATGCAGAAGGGCGGCGTCATCATGGACGTGGTGAACGCCGAACAGGCCCGCATCGCCGAGGAAGCCGGTGCCGTCGCGGTCATGGCGCTCGAGGCTGTTCCCGCCGACATCCGCAAGCGCGGCGGCGTCTCGCGCATGCCTGACCCGGAGAAGGTGTCCGAGATAATCGACGCCGTCTCCATCCCGGTGATGGGGAAGGCCCGCATCGGTCACTACACCGAGGCACAGATCCTCGAGGCCCTCGGGGTCGACATGGTCGACGAGAGCGAGGTCCTCACCCCCGCAGACAACGAGTACCACATCGACAAGCGCGAGTTCACCGCCCCGTTCGTCTGCGGTGCCCGAAACCTCCCCGAGGCGCTCCGTCGCATCGACGAGGGCGCGGCGATGATTCGCACGAAGGGCGAGGCCGGCACCGGCGACGTCAACCAGGCCGTCACCCACCAGCGGACCATCAAACACCAGATCCGCTCCGTCATGGGACTGCAGTACGACGAGCGCGAGAAGTGGGCACGCGAACACGAGGCACCCGCTGCTCTCGTCCACGAGACGGCCGAGATGGGCCGCCTGCCCGTCGTGAACTTCGCCGCGGGCGGTATCGCCACCCCGGCCGACGCGGCGCTCATGATGTACCACGAGTGTGACGGCATCTTCGTCGGCTCCGGCATCTTCGGCGCGGAGAACCCCGAGGCCATGGGCCGCGCCGTCGTCGAAGCGGTCACCAACTGGGACGACCCCGAGGCGCTGGCGGAGATTTCGACGAACATCGGCAAGGGGATGAAGGGCGAGTCGAACGTCGACATGCCCGAAGAGGAGAAGCTCCAGGGTCGCGGCGTCTGA
- a CDS encoding homoserine kinase codes for MLSVRAPATSANLGSGFDVFGVALDRPADVVRVEKADETTIEVTGVGATYIPTDPDGNTVGAVAEALDAPAHIHINKGVRPSSGLGSSAASAAAAALALNELYDRGLTREELVPIAAKGEAVVSGEPHADNVAPSLLGGFTIASGDGITSVDADIPLVACLPEIAVSTRDARRVVPSTAEMTDLVDTVGHAATLTVGMCRSDPELVGEGMTDEIVTPARAGLISGYTQVRTAAFDAGATGVTVSGAGPSVIAACYDGDRRAVAGAMLDAFADVGVDARAYQTRIGRGAEVLK; via the coding sequence ATGCTGTCGGTCAGGGCACCCGCGACGAGCGCAAACCTCGGGAGTGGCTTCGACGTGTTCGGCGTCGCCCTCGACCGACCCGCCGACGTCGTGCGCGTCGAGAAGGCCGACGAGACGACCATCGAGGTGACGGGCGTCGGTGCGACGTACATCCCGACCGACCCCGACGGCAACACCGTCGGTGCCGTCGCCGAGGCGCTCGACGCCCCGGCGCACATCCACATCAACAAGGGGGTTCGCCCCTCGTCGGGACTCGGGTCGTCGGCGGCCTCGGCGGCGGCGGCCGCGCTCGCGCTGAACGAACTGTACGACAGAGGGCTCACGAGAGAGGAACTGGTCCCCATCGCGGCCAAGGGTGAGGCGGTGGTCTCCGGCGAACCCCACGCCGACAACGTCGCCCCCTCGCTCCTGGGCGGCTTCACCATCGCCTCGGGCGACGGAATCACCTCGGTCGACGCCGACATCCCGCTCGTTGCCTGCCTCCCCGAGATAGCCGTCTCGACCCGCGACGCGCGGCGGGTCGTCCCCTCGACGGCCGAGATGACCGACCTCGTCGACACCGTCGGCCACGCCGCGACGCTCACCGTCGGGATGTGCCGGTCGGACCCCGAACTCGTCGGGGAGGGGATGACGGACGAGATCGTCACCCCCGCCCGGGCGGGACTCATCTCCGGGTACACCCAGGTCCGCACAGCCGCGTTCGACGCCGGCGCGACCGGCGTGACGGTCTCGGGTGCCGGCCCCTCGGTCATCGCGGCCTGCTACGACGGGGACCGCCGGGCGGTGGCGGGCGCGATGCTCGACGCGTTCGCCGACGTCGGCGTCGACGCCCGCGCCTACCAGACGCGGATCGGCCGCGGCGCTGAGGTGCTGAAGTAA
- a CDS encoding NAD(P)/FAD-dependent oxidoreductase — MKHVVGGGIAGLAAAYRLRQQGHDVRVFEAADQLGGLAATYETPGDRIEAFYHHLSKSEETIVDLAEELGVDDRLEWLVGKNAYYVDGVVHPLDTPWEILAYPHLSLYDKFRLGMLTLGVDLREFPPRFDSYESLAAYEDVPIREFIVDHATEGVYENFFEPLLDAKFGSRKEDVSAAWLLGRIKFRGERDLLRGEVLGYFDGGFAPFVDALVDAVGRENITTGARVTDLGLADGAVSTLTVEYEGESTTHDTEGVVVAAMPNVLESLCGYACDIDFQGAVCAVVTMDRPLTDTYWLNIAHDAPFGALIEHTNFVPPDRYGGQHLLYVASYIQSYDEELWQSTDEEIREQWLTHLEEMFPDFSRDSVTQFRLARNPRAAPVYERGYLEKVVPYDLGAVADGLYYAGMASQAQYPERSLNGGIVAGFECADRIDARASESTPEESRAVADGSGEE; from the coding sequence ATGAAACACGTCGTCGGCGGCGGAATCGCCGGCCTCGCCGCCGCGTACCGTCTCAGACAGCAGGGCCACGACGTCCGCGTCTTCGAGGCCGCCGACCAGCTCGGGGGGCTCGCCGCGACGTACGAGACGCCCGGAGACCGTATCGAGGCGTTCTACCACCACCTCTCGAAGTCCGAAGAGACCATCGTCGACCTCGCCGAGGAGCTGGGCGTCGACGACCGCCTCGAGTGGCTCGTCGGGAAGAACGCCTACTACGTCGACGGCGTCGTCCACCCGCTCGACACGCCCTGGGAGATCCTCGCGTACCCCCACCTCTCACTGTACGACAAGTTCCGCCTGGGGATGCTCACGCTCGGGGTCGACCTCCGCGAGTTCCCGCCGCGGTTCGACTCTTACGAGTCGCTGGCGGCGTACGAGGACGTCCCCATCCGCGAGTTCATCGTCGACCACGCCACCGAAGGCGTGTACGAGAACTTCTTCGAACCGCTGCTCGACGCGAAGTTCGGCTCGCGGAAGGAGGACGTGAGCGCGGCGTGGCTGCTCGGGCGGATCAAGTTCCGCGGCGAGCGCGACCTCCTCCGCGGCGAGGTGCTCGGCTACTTCGACGGCGGGTTCGCCCCCTTCGTCGACGCCCTCGTCGACGCGGTCGGCCGCGAGAACATCACGACGGGCGCGCGGGTCACCGACCTCGGTCTCGCCGACGGTGCCGTCTCGACGCTGACTGTCGAGTACGAGGGTGAGTCGACGACCCACGACACCGAGGGCGTCGTCGTCGCGGCGATGCCGAACGTCCTGGAGTCGCTCTGCGGCTACGCGTGCGACATCGACTTCCAGGGGGCGGTGTGTGCGGTCGTCACGATGGACCGGCCGCTGACGGACACCTACTGGCTGAACATCGCCCACGACGCGCCGTTCGGCGCGCTCATCGAGCACACCAACTTCGTCCCGCCGGACAGATACGGCGGCCAGCACCTCCTCTACGTCGCGAGCTACATCCAGTCGTACGACGAGGAGTTGTGGCAGTCGACGGACGAGGAGATACGAGAGCAGTGGCTCACCCACCTCGAGGAGATGTTCCCCGACTTCTCCCGCGACTCGGTGACCCAGTTCCGCCTCGCGCGCAACCCGCGTGCGGCCCCCGTCTACGAGCGGGGGTATCTGGAGAAGGTCGTCCCGTACGACCTCGGTGCGGTCGCCGACGGCCTGTACTACGCGGGGATGGCCTCGCAGGCGCAGTACCCGGAACGCTCCCTGAACGGAGGAATCGTCGCCGGCTTCGAGTGCGCCGACCGCATCGACGCCCGGGCAAGCGAGTCGACGCCCGAGGAGAGTCGGGCCGTCGCGGACGGGTCCGGCGAGGAGTAG
- a CDS encoding DUF6149 family protein, whose translation MKIRQNLRHWAAKKALTTPVVGDIARDKLVDLHVDVFGRKAEEGRREEREAHMADFFHCTFDTYVAALDAGFTEAEAREVTHVQANFDFYNHGWTEMMEFPADELEAHYERYEEFFRTYDITIDDPLGDFRTRTIPSAPSTPEKLDAPEHPHAEGGFADDVYVEDEEGNLHVGDAIDPDDDEVDVTAAPGMHDVDTDDPEDAKAD comes from the coding sequence ATGAAGATACGCCAGAACCTCCGACACTGGGCGGCGAAGAAGGCGCTCACCACCCCCGTCGTCGGTGACATCGCCCGCGACAAACTCGTCGACCTCCACGTGGACGTCTTCGGCCGGAAGGCCGAGGAGGGTCGTCGCGAGGAACGGGAGGCGCACATGGCCGACTTCTTCCACTGCACGTTCGACACGTACGTCGCCGCGCTCGACGCCGGCTTCACCGAGGCCGAAGCGCGGGAGGTGACTCACGTGCAGGCCAACTTCGACTTCTACAACCACGGCTGGACGGAGATGATGGAGTTCCCGGCCGACGAACTCGAGGCGCACTACGAGCGCTACGAGGAGTTCTTCCGCACGTACGACATCACCATCGACGACCCGCTCGGGGACTTCCGCACGCGGACCATCCCGAGCGCACCGTCGACGCCCGAGAAACTCGACGCGCCCGAACACCCCCACGCGGAGGGCGGCTTCGCCGACGACGTCTACGTCGAGGACGAGGAGGGTAACCTCCACGTCGGTGACGCCATCGACCCCGACGACGACGAGGTCGACGTCACCGCGGCCCCCGGGATGCACGACGTCGACACCGACGACCCCGAAGACGCGAAGGCCGACTGA
- a CDS encoding NAD(P)/FAD-dependent oxidoreductase — translation MSQSYVIIGDGIAGSSAAETLREEAPDADVTVITDEGEALYNRILIKEFAKGKLPEAPISIHSDSWYDDRDIDLRLNTVVTNVDPDAHTLSTHEGEEIEYDKLLVATGGTPTQLPVENSDADGIHHFWTFQDARAIREHAENSDTGVVVGAGLLGIDLAAICAAQGIDAHYLMRGECWWRYALSPDGAEIIHDALEERGVKPVFGSGVDRFETDDDGHVVATVDPNGDRYDSDFVGIAIGLDFNVELLQGTDVECDDGIVVDEYMQTNDPDIFAAGDITEFHDVILGERTQNGAWGSAKEQGTIAAKNMVDYGSEEFRWVSSYSITHFDFPFLSFGHPTLGDDDAEMKYEDNTWRRITFKDGKIIGGVLVGDLSAQSAYKKLMREERVVSDQKDVLLEKRVDLDKVAPAQQ, via the coding sequence ATGAGCCAGTCGTATGTGATCATCGGCGACGGCATCGCGGGTTCCTCCGCGGCCGAGACGCTCCGTGAGGAGGCGCCAGACGCCGATGTCACCGTCATCACAGACGAGGGCGAGGCCCTGTACAACCGGATCCTCATCAAGGAGTTCGCAAAGGGCAAACTCCCCGAGGCCCCCATCTCCATCCACTCAGACTCGTGGTACGACGACCGCGACATCGACCTGCGGCTGAACACGGTCGTGACGAACGTCGACCCCGACGCGCACACCCTCTCGACGCACGAGGGGGAGGAGATCGAGTACGACAAACTCCTCGTCGCCACCGGCGGAACGCCGACGCAACTCCCGGTCGAGAACTCCGACGCGGACGGTATCCACCACTTCTGGACGTTCCAGGACGCCCGCGCCATCCGCGAGCACGCCGAGAACTCCGACACCGGCGTCGTCGTCGGTGCAGGGCTGTTAGGAATCGACCTCGCCGCCATCTGTGCCGCCCAGGGTATCGACGCGCACTACCTGATGCGCGGCGAGTGCTGGTGGCGCTACGCGCTGTCGCCCGACGGTGCCGAGATCATCCACGACGCCCTCGAAGAACGCGGCGTGAAGCCGGTCTTCGGCTCGGGCGTCGACCGTTTCGAGACCGACGACGACGGCCACGTCGTCGCCACTGTCGACCCCAACGGCGACCGCTACGACTCGGACTTCGTGGGAATCGCCATCGGCCTCGACTTCAACGTCGAACTCCTGCAGGGCACCGACGTCGAGTGCGACGACGGCATCGTCGTCGACGAGTATATGCAGACGAACGACCCCGACATCTTCGCCGCCGGCGACATCACGGAGTTCCACGACGTCATCCTCGGCGAGCGCACCCAGAACGGCGCGTGGGGCAGCGCGAAAGAGCAAGGGACCATCGCCGCGAAGAACATGGTCGACTACGGCTCCGAGGAGTTCCGCTGGGTCTCCTCGTACTCCATCACGCACTTCGACTTCCCCTTCCTCTCGTTCGGACATCCGACCCTCGGCGACGATGACGCCGAGATGAAGTACGAGGACAACACCTGGCGTCGCATCACGTTCAAAGACGGTAAGATCATCGGCGGCGTCCTCGTCGGCGACCTCTCCGCGCAGTCGGCGTACAAGAAACTGATGCGCGAGGAGCGCGTCGTCTCCGACCAGAAGGACGTCCTCTTGGAGAAGCGCGTCGACCTCGACAAGGTCGCACCCGCCCAGCAGTAA
- a CDS encoding DUF1289 domain-containing protein, with protein sequence MSRSAGQTLDGHVTLVPTTEVAARDEVRHFDQLTPRAKRAVIAAAEGRPATVHAPSLTAVDVVVFTEYYRVD encoded by the coding sequence ATGTCACGCTCCGCAGGACAGACGCTCGACGGGCACGTCACGCTCGTCCCGACCACCGAGGTCGCCGCGCGCGACGAGGTCCGCCACTTCGACCAGCTCACCCCGCGGGCGAAGCGCGCCGTCATCGCCGCCGCCGAGGGTCGGCCAGCCACCGTCCACGCCCCGTCGCTCACTGCCGTCGACGTCGTCGTCTTCACGGAGTACTACCGCGTCGACTAG
- a CDS encoding DUF7124 domain-containing protein translates to MDGGDTSGTMTLAFELDALKALSDPTAAFSDARQWTKYVGVVSEQPTYVVTNYTRKHRIRQDFFSGPRGVTESLENVKRQFDTDRHVYVGTTDDDRAAAEETDWEYLPVEQAAAAAEWALGDEEPEADPFEDDGRDDWP, encoded by the coding sequence ATGGACGGCGGCGATACGAGCGGAACGATGACGCTCGCCTTCGAGTTAGACGCGCTCAAAGCGCTCTCGGACCCGACGGCGGCGTTCTCCGACGCTCGACAGTGGACCAAGTACGTCGGCGTCGTGAGCGAACAGCCGACGTACGTCGTGACGAATTACACCCGTAAACACCGCATCAGACAGGACTTCTTCTCCGGTCCTCGTGGGGTCACAGAGAGCCTCGAGAACGTCAAGCGGCAGTTCGACACCGACCGGCACGTCTACGTCGGCACCACGGACGACGACCGTGCGGCCGCCGAGGAGACCGACTGGGAGTACCTCCCGGTCGAACAGGCCGCTGCGGCCGCGGAGTGGGCACTCGGTGACGAGGAACCCGAAGCGGACCCGTTCGAGGACGACGGCCGCGACGACTGGCCCTAG